A single region of the Lates calcarifer isolate ASB-BC8 linkage group LG16_LG22, TLL_Latcal_v3, whole genome shotgun sequence genome encodes:
- the kcnk12 gene encoding potassium channel subfamily K member 12, with translation MTTPVTVAGKVFLIFYGLLGCAATILFFNLFLERIITLLAVVMKAVRERRIRNSGLLPPGIRHDFSAYSLPGWKPSVYHVMLILGLSAITISCCASAMYTPVEGWAYLDSLYFCFVTFSTIGFGDFVSSQSAAYEYQSLYRVANFLFMLMGVCCIYSLFNVISIVIKQVLNWMLEKMSCLFCQRCNKANAFLGRRNAIRPGSRGRQGRFGQAPDSDGPCDSDTEGRRLSGEMISMKDLAASNKVSLAIMQKQLSESANGYPRTVCGSSRHNGFSGGVGALGIMNNRLAETSNSR, from the coding sequence ATGACAACACCTGTGACAGTTGCAGGCAAGGTGTTCTTGATATTTTATGGGCTTCTGGGCTGTGCTGCAACCATCCTCTTTTTTAACCTCTTCCTGGAGCGCATCATCACACTGCTGGCTGTGGTGATGAAAGCTGTGAGGGAACGGCGAATCAGGAACAGCGGTCTCCTCCCGCCTGGCATCCGCCATGACTTCTCAGCGTACTCCCTTCCAGGCTGGAAGCCCTCCGTGTACCACGTGATGTTGATTCTCGGCCTGTCAGCGATCACCATCTCCTGCTGTGCATCAGCCATGTACACCCCCGTGGAGGGTTGGGCGTACTTAGACTCGCTTTACTTCTGCTTTGTCACCTTCAGCACCATTGGCTTTGGGGACTTTGTCAGCAGCCAGAGTGCAGCTTACGAATACCAAAGCCTCTACAGGGTGGCCAACTTCCTCTTCATGCTAATGGGTGTGTGCTGCATCTACTCGCTCTTTAATGTCATCTCTATTGTCATCAAGCAGGTGCTCAACTGGATGTTGGAGAAAATGAGCTGCTTGTTTTGCCAGCGCTGCAATAAGGCCAACGCTTTCCTGGGCAGACGCAATGCCATCCGCCCGGGCTCCAGGGGTCGCCAGGGTCGGTTTGGCCAGGCGCCTGACTCAGATGGACCTTGCGATAGTGACACTGAGGGACGCAGACTATCAGGGGAGATGATCTCTATGAAAGACCTGGCAGCCTCTAACAAGGTGTCGCTGGCCATCATGCAGAAGCAGCTGTCTGAGTCAGCCAACGGATATCCCAGGACAGTCTGTGGTAGCTCACGCCATAATGGTTTCTCTGGGGGTGTTGGCGCCCTCGGTATCATGAACAACAGGCTGGCAGAGACAAGTAACTCCAGGTAG